A window from Oncorhynchus mykiss isolate Arlee chromosome 9, USDA_OmykA_1.1, whole genome shotgun sequence encodes these proteins:
- the LOC118966163 gene encoding kynurenine/alpha-aminoadipate aminotransferase, mitochondrial-like — MISLAGGAPNTFPFQSCSIQVKNGDRMVFEMLVNPGDGLLHASTYSGTLAAVRSTSLSLTNTPGDQHGMILGGLKEVLSQWDLADVHKPDSTVPRVLYTIPNGGNPTGASLTTQRKREIFKLARQYDLLVIEDDPYYFLQFEKAAPPTFLSMDVDGGIIRTDSFSKILSLW, encoded by the exons ATGATCTCCCTGGCCGGAGGGGCTCCCAACACCTTCCCCTTCCAGTCCTGCTCCATCCAGGTGAAGAATGGGGACAGAATG GTTTTTGAAATGCTTGTCAATCCTGGAGACGGTCTACTCCACGCATCTACCTACTCTGGAACTCTCGCTGCAGTAAGAAgcacttctctttctctcacaaacactc ctggtgaCCAGCACGGTATGATCCTGGGGGGTCTGAAGGAGGTGCTGTCCCAATGGGACCTGGCAGATGTCCACAAGCCAGACAGCACCGTACCCAGGGTCCTCTACACCATCCCCAATGGAGGAAACCCCACCGGGGCCTCCTTGACCAcccagaggaagagggagatctTCAAG CTTGCCAGACAGTATGACCTCCTTGTTATCGAGGATGACCCCTATTACTTCCTACAGTTTGAAAAG GCTGCtc CTCCCACGTTTCTCTCCATGGACGTTGACGGGGGGATCATCAGGACAGACTCCTTCTCAAAGATCCTGTCGTTATGGTGA
- the ino80b gene encoding INO80 complex subunit B isoform X1 has product MGKRKDMIHPRFLLGDGDHLGLHSLHRRKHKKHKKHKKKHHRDDGHSSYSEALESSSGILIKPPTQLRLKPPTQLRLKPPTQLRLKPPTQLRLKIKLGGQTLGTKSVPTFSVVPGVARSPSPLMIVDDDDDSDDDDDEEPSEGVPLEQYRAWLGECQDEDSNLDPSPLPDMDSDSLGGLGGPVDEEEKWLDALEKGELDDNGELKKEVDESLLTARQKALLHKQQNQPLLELPMGYKEKEMTAEMMQKREERARKRRLQAAKKAEENKNQTIERLTKTSKAKIKSMRERKSKQAQCPMVRYCDSAQGMGISFPKGVLAPTPAPPCPPPPAPVGCGVNGCSNLKRYSCSKTGIPLCSLECYKKNLVLVVESVT; this is encoded by the exons ATGGGGAAAAGGAAAGACATGATCCACCCAAGGTTTCTTTTAG GTGATGGAGACCACCTGGGGTTACACAGCCTCCATAGGAGGAAACACAAGAAGCATAAGAAGCACAAGAAGAAGCATCACCGTGACGACGGACACAGCTCCTACTCCGAGGCCCTGGAGTCATCTTCTGGCATCCTGATCAAGCCCCCCACGCAGCTCCGACTCAAGCCCCCCACGCAGCTCCGACTCAAGCCCCCCACGCAGCTCCGACTCAAGCCCCCCACACAGCTTCGACTCAAGATCAAACTGGGAGGCCAAACGCTGGGGACCAAAAG TGTGCCAACATTCAGTGTGGTCCCTGGTGTAGCCCGCTCCCCGTCTCCTCTGATGATCGTGGACGATGATGACGACTcggatgatgatgacgatgaggaGCCTTCTGAGGGCGTCCCACTCGAGCAGTACCGGGCCTGGCTTGGTGAGTGCCAAG ATGAGGACAGTAACCTGGACCCGTCTCCTCTGCCAGACATGGACTCTGACTCCCTGGGGGGACTGGGGGGGCCGGTGGACGAGGAGGAGAAGTGGCTGGACGCCCTGGAGAAAGGAGAGCTGGACGACAACGGAGAGCTGAAGAAGGAGGTCGATGAGTCACTGCTCACAGCCAGACAG AAAGCCCTCCTGCATAAGCAACAGAACCAGCCTCTCCTGGAGCTGCCCATGGGCTACAAGGAGAAGGAGATGACCGCTGAGATGATGCAGAAGAGGGAGGAGCGTGCCCGCAAGAGGCGTCTGCAGGCTGCCAAGAAGGCAGAGGAGAACAAGAACCAGACCATTGAGAGGCTCACCAAGACCTCGAAGGCCAAGATCAAGAGCATGAGGGAACGCAAGTCCAAGCAGGCCCAGTGTCCCATGGTCCGCTACTGCGACTCGGCCCAGGGAATGGGGATTTCCTTTCCCAAGGGGGTGCTAGCCCCCACCCCTGCTCCCCCGTGCCCCCCTCCACCGGCACCGGTAGGGTGCGGAGTAAACGGGTGCAGTAATCTGAAGAGGTACTCGTGCTCCAAGACGGGGATCCCGCTCTGTAGTCTGGAGTGCTACAAGAAGAATCTGGTCCTTGTTGTGGAGAGCGTCACTTGA
- the ino80b gene encoding INO80 complex subunit B isoform X2, which yields MGKRKDMIHPRFLLGDGDHLGLHSLHRRKHKKHKKHKKKHHRDDGHSSYSEALESSSGILIKPPTQLRLKPPTQLRLKPPTQLRLKPPTQLRLKIKLGGQTLGTKSVPTFSVVPGVARSPSPLMIVDDDDDSDDDDDEEPSEGVPLEQYRAWLDEDSNLDPSPLPDMDSDSLGGLGGPVDEEEKWLDALEKGELDDNGELKKEVDESLLTARQKALLHKQQNQPLLELPMGYKEKEMTAEMMQKREERARKRRLQAAKKAEENKNQTIERLTKTSKAKIKSMRERKSKQAQCPMVRYCDSAQGMGISFPKGVLAPTPAPPCPPPPAPVGCGVNGCSNLKRYSCSKTGIPLCSLECYKKNLVLVVESVT from the exons ATGGGGAAAAGGAAAGACATGATCCACCCAAGGTTTCTTTTAG GTGATGGAGACCACCTGGGGTTACACAGCCTCCATAGGAGGAAACACAAGAAGCATAAGAAGCACAAGAAGAAGCATCACCGTGACGACGGACACAGCTCCTACTCCGAGGCCCTGGAGTCATCTTCTGGCATCCTGATCAAGCCCCCCACGCAGCTCCGACTCAAGCCCCCCACGCAGCTCCGACTCAAGCCCCCCACGCAGCTCCGACTCAAGCCCCCCACACAGCTTCGACTCAAGATCAAACTGGGAGGCCAAACGCTGGGGACCAAAAG TGTGCCAACATTCAGTGTGGTCCCTGGTGTAGCCCGCTCCCCGTCTCCTCTGATGATCGTGGACGATGATGACGACTcggatgatgatgacgatgaggaGCCTTCTGAGGGCGTCCCACTCGAGCAGTACCGGGCCTGGCTTG ATGAGGACAGTAACCTGGACCCGTCTCCTCTGCCAGACATGGACTCTGACTCCCTGGGGGGACTGGGGGGGCCGGTGGACGAGGAGGAGAAGTGGCTGGACGCCCTGGAGAAAGGAGAGCTGGACGACAACGGAGAGCTGAAGAAGGAGGTCGATGAGTCACTGCTCACAGCCAGACAG AAAGCCCTCCTGCATAAGCAACAGAACCAGCCTCTCCTGGAGCTGCCCATGGGCTACAAGGAGAAGGAGATGACCGCTGAGATGATGCAGAAGAGGGAGGAGCGTGCCCGCAAGAGGCGTCTGCAGGCTGCCAAGAAGGCAGAGGAGAACAAGAACCAGACCATTGAGAGGCTCACCAAGACCTCGAAGGCCAAGATCAAGAGCATGAGGGAACGCAAGTCCAAGCAGGCCCAGTGTCCCATGGTCCGCTACTGCGACTCGGCCCAGGGAATGGGGATTTCCTTTCCCAAGGGGGTGCTAGCCCCCACCCCTGCTCCCCCGTGCCCCCCTCCACCGGCACCGGTAGGGTGCGGAGTAAACGGGTGCAGTAATCTGAAGAGGTACTCGTGCTCCAAGACGGGGATCCCGCTCTGTAGTCTGGAGTGCTACAAGAAGAATCTGGTCCTTGTTGTGGAGAGCGTCACTTGA